The Candidatus Cloacimonadota bacterium genomic sequence TATCAACATGAAAAAAGTTTTGGGCAGGAAAGCAACTGCAATCATATATCCCAAAAATTCATCGATCACGATTTTTCCGCTGTCGTGTCCCAGTTTTTCTTCAGCTTTGGAAATAAAAAAAACTGAAATCAAACTGAAAACTAAAACACTAATTAAAAAGATCAAATTTGCTGGGAATTCTACCAGCCAACTTATCGGCAGCAACCAGTAAATACAAGCTGCCACAACTGTTCCCGCCGTTCCTGGAGCCTTGGGAAAATACCCTACACCAAACAATGTAGAAATAAAAATTGCAAGATTCACTGTTGTCCCCTTTCGTAAGGGCGAAACAAAGGGGGTTTACAATTTAAAAATCTCAAATCGTTATTCTCAAATCTTAAATCTAAAATAATGAAACCCCT encodes the following:
- a CDS encoding phosphatidylglycerophosphatase A — encoded protein: MNLAIFISTLFGVGYFPKAPGTAGTVVAACIYWLLPISWLVEFPANLIFLISVLVFSLISVFFISKAEEKLGHDSGKIVIDEFLGYMIAVAFLPKTFFMLILSFILFRIFDIFKPEPVNMLQKLPRGWGVLADDLMAGIYSNLAIRFILIVK